The Magnolia sinica isolate HGM2019 chromosome 9, MsV1, whole genome shotgun sequence genome contains a region encoding:
- the LOC131255948 gene encoding UPF0481 protein At3g47200-like has protein sequence MRNGKLAGRLMQNTRSFQSITSKETLVEVKPASTQDITSCNRIASMKRRLQPEAPDENNMVSIYRVPANMRQVNTKAYDPNIVSIGPFNRGLDRLRGMEEVKWKFLRRLLDPNLGHQVTLESLFDDMKSLEDRARKCYSETIKLGSDEFIETMILDGCFIIELFRESIKPKNMNEPFFTIQRMVHLLRRDFIMLENQLPLFVLRKLFDLTAVPTTSSTMMSLQELALNFFGPLMSRVRNPPNQIKVKAGHCGNHLLDLFHASILPSHPIHCGHQGHVFRSATELEESGVKIEEGKHHGPLDVSLKIKGKGWGPLDGLFRTGVLKIPPLSIEDYTGTLFCNLVAFEQCHPQCSPDFTTYLFFLDGLINSANDVELLHYSGVIQHSLGSDDEVARLVNSLCKEIALDMDNSYLCMQSKDLYNYCNDDWVRLRATVVHKYFSNPWAKFTTIATILIFLVANIKKLGNFVSYMSSLSKNKNM, from the coding sequence ATGAGGAATGGAAAGCTTGCTGGGAGGCTTATGCAAAACACAAGGAGCTTCCAAAGCATTACATCAAAAGAAACACTTGTAGAAGTAAAACCAGCATCTACACAAGACATCACAAGCTGTAATCGTATAGCATCCATGAAAAGGAGGCTACAACCAGAGGCGCCTGATGAGAACAACATGGTGTCCATCTACAGGGTTCCAGCTAACATGCGCCAGGTGAACACCAAAGCCTATGATCCCAACATCGTGTCTATTGGCCCTTTCAACCGCGGCCTAGATCGCTTGCGGGGAATGGAAGAGGTCAAATGGAAATTCCTCCGTCGTCTCTTGGATCCGAACCTGGGACACCAAGTGACATTAGAGTCCCTTTTCGACGACATGAAGAGCTTAGAGGATAGGGCAAGGAAGTGCTACTCAGAGACAATCAAGCTTGGCAGTGATGAATTCATCGAGACCATGATCCTCGATGGTTGCTTCATAATTGAGCTCTTCCGCGAATCAATCAAGCCAAAAAACATGAATGAACCTTTCTTCACGATACAACGGATGGTGCATCTTCTCCGGCGTGATTTCATCATGCTTGAAAACCAACTCCCACTATTTGTTCTACGGAAATTGTTTGATCTAACGGCTGTCCCAACAACCTCAAGCACAATGATGTCCCTCCAAGAACTAGCCCTCAATTTCTTTGGTCCCTTAATGAGTAGAGTCCGAAATCCTCCCAACCAGATCAAGGTAAAGGCAGGCCATTGTGGGAACCATTTGCTTGACCTCTTCCATGCAAGTATCCTTCCATCACATCCCATTCATTGTGGACATCAGGGCCACGTATTCCGGTCAGCCACCGAGCTCGAAGAATCTGGAGTGAAGATTGAGGAAGGAAAGCATCATGGGCCATTGGATGTGAGCTTGAAGATCAAAGGAAAAggttggggcccattggatgGGCTCTTCAGGACTGGGGTCTTGAAGATCCCTCCGCTGAGCATCGAAGATTATACAGGAACCTTGTTCTGTAACCTTGTCGCCTTTGAACAATGCCACCCCCAATGCAGTCCTGATTTTACGACGTACTTGTTCTTCCTTGATGGCCTTATAAATTCAGCGAACGACGTCGAGCTTCTACATTACTCAGGGGTTATCCAACATTCCTTAGGCAGTGATGATGAGGTAGCGCGCCTTGTTAACAGCCTCTGCAAAGAGATTGCCCTCGACATGGATAATTCATATCTATGCATGCAATCTAAGGATCTCTATAATTACTGCAATGATGATTGGGTGCGTTTGCGAGCAACAGTTGTGCATAAGTATTTCAGCAACCCATGGGCAAAATTTACAACTATAGCTACAATTTTGATATTCCTAGTCGCCAACATTAAAAAATTAGGCAACTTTGTTTCTTACATGAGTAGCTTGTCCAAGAACAAGAACATGTAA